One segment of Eschrichtius robustus isolate mEscRob2 chromosome 3, mEscRob2.pri, whole genome shotgun sequence DNA contains the following:
- the DMAP1 gene encoding DNA methyltransferase 1-associated protein 1 produces MATGADVRDILELGGPEGDAASGTISKKDIINPDKKKSKKSSETLTFKRPEGMHREVYALLYSDKKDAPPLLPSDTGQGYRTVKAKLGSKKVRPWKWMPFTNPARKDGAMFFHWRRAAEEGKDYPFARFNKTVQVPVYSEQEYQLYLHDDAWTKAETDHLFDLSRRFDLRFVVIHDRYDHQQFKKRSVEDLKERYYHICAKLANVRAVPGTDLKIPVFDAGHERRRKEQLERLYNRTPEQVAEEEYLLQELRKIEARKKEREKRSQDLQKLITAADTTAEQRRTERKAPKKKLPQKKEAEKPAVPETAGIKFPDFKSAGVTLRSQRMKLPSSVGQKKIKALEQMLLELGVELSPTPTEELVHMFNELRSDLVLLYELKQACANCEYELQMLRHRHEALARAGVLGGPATPASGPAPAPAEPAVPEPGLGPDPSKDAIIDVVGAPLTPNSRKRRESASSSSSVKKAKKP; encoded by the exons ATGGCTACGGGCGCGGATGTGCGGGACATTCTAGAGCTCGGGGGTCCAGAGGGGGATGCAGCCTCCGGGACCATCAGCAAGAAGGACATTATCAATCCGGACAAG AAAAAGTCCAAGAAGTCCTCTGAGACACTGACCTTCAAGAGGCCCGAGGGCATGCACCGGGAGGTCTATGCACTGCTCTACTCTGACAAGAA GGATGCGCCCCCACTGCTACCCAGTGACACTGGTCAAGGCTACCGGACCGTGAAGGCCAAGTTGGGCTCCAAGAAGGTGCGGCCGTGGAAGTGGATGCCATTCACCAACCCAGCCCGCAAGGATGGAGCCATGTTCTTCCACTGGCGACGGGCAGCCGAGGAGGGCAAGGACTACCCCTTCGCCAGGTTCAATAAG ACGGTGCAGGTGCCCGTGTATTCAGAGCAGGAGTACCAGCTCTATCTTCATGACGACGCTTGGACAAAGGCAGAAACCGACCACCTCTTTGACCTTAGCCGCCGCTTTGACCTACGTTTTGTTGTTATCCACGACCGGTATGACCACCAGCAGTTCAAG AAGCGTTCTGTGGAGGACTTGAAGGAGCGCTACTACCACATCTGTGCCAAGCTTGCCAACGTGCGGGCCGTGCCAGGCACAGACCTCAAGATACCAGTGTTTGATGCTGGGCACGAGCGACGGCGGAAGGAACAGCTGGAGCGTCTCTATAACCGGACCCCAGAGCAG GTGGCGGAGGAGGAGTACCTGCTGCAGGAGCTGCGCAAGATCGAGGCCCGGAAGAAGGAGCGGGAGAAGCGCAGCCAGGACCTGCAGAAGCTGATAACGGCGGCGGACACCACTGCCGAGCAGCGGCGCACGGAACGCAAGGCCCCCAAGAAGAAGCTCCCCCAGAAAAAGGAGGCTGAGAAGCCG GCCGTTCCCGAGACTGCAGGCATCAAGTTCCCAGACTTCAAGTCCGCAGGCGTCACGCTGCGGAGCCAGCGG ATGAAGCTGCCAAGCTCTGTGGGACAGAAGAAGATCAAGGCCTTGGAACAGATGCTGCTGGAGCTGGGTGTGG AGCTGAGCCCGACGCCCACGGAGGAGCTGGTGCACATGTTCAACGAGCTGCGGAGTGACCTGGTGCTGCTCTACGAGCTCAAGCAGGCATGCGCCAACTGCGAGTACGAGCTGCAGATGCTGCGGCACCGGCACGAGGCGCTGGCCCGGGCCGGTGTGCTGGGGGGCCCCGCCACACCGGCATCgggcccggccccggccccggcagAGCCGGCGGTGCCTGAACCCGGTCTCGGCCCGGACCCCAGCAAGGACGCCATCATTGACGTGGTGGGCGCACCCCTCACGCCCAATTCG AGGAAGCGACGGGAATCGGCCTCCAGCTCCTCTTCTGTGAAGAAAGCCAAGAAGCCGTGA